A genome region from Vicinamibacterales bacterium includes the following:
- a CDS encoding PadR family transcriptional regulator — translation MARKQKADLLQGTLELLVLRLLQSGALNGWDIMQRIRLVSGDVLSVTPGALYPALHRLEERGLVAAGWGASDNNRRAKFYSLTAAGRKQLQAERQTWARFTGAVEALLRDA, via the coding sequence GTGGCCCGCAAACAGAAAGCGGATCTTCTGCAAGGCACCCTGGAGCTCCTCGTCCTCCGCCTGCTGCAGTCGGGGGCGCTGAACGGGTGGGACATCATGCAGCGCATCCGGCTGGTGTCCGGGGATGTGCTCAGCGTCACGCCCGGGGCCCTGTACCCGGCGCTGCACCGCCTCGAAGAACGCGGCCTGGTCGCCGCGGGCTGGGGCGCGTCCGACAACAACCGGCGGGCGAAGTTCTACAGCCTCACCGCCGCGGGCCGGAAGCAGCTCCAGGCCGAGCGGCAGACATGGGCCCGATTCACCGGCGCCGTCGAGGCGCTGCTGCGGGACGCCTGA